The bacterium genomic interval GACGCGGGGTCCTTTTCCTTTTCCCATACGGGTTTCAGCCGGCTTTTTTGTAATCGGCTTATCAGGAAAAACGCGAATCCAAATTTTTCCACCACGTTTCACGAAACGTGTCATTGCAACGCGGGCTGCTTCGATCTGCCGGCTGGAGAGCCAGGCAGACTCAAGCGATTTCAAACCGTAATCACCAAAAGCCAGCTCATGACCGCGCCAGGCTTTGCCTTTGCGGCGACCGCGCTGCATCTTCAAATATTTAACTTTTTTCGGCATTAACATGACGAATCAACCTCTATCTATTTCTATCCATATCGTGACGAGGCAAATAGGTGTGCTTCTCACCTTTATACAGCCAAACCTTAACTCCCACGACACCATACGCAGTTTTTGCTTCGGAGAAACCGTAATCGATATCAGCAGAAAGAGTCGTTAATGGCAGACGACCGAATAAGTACCATTCAGCACGCGCAATTTCCGCGCCGTTCAATCTTCCTTTACACCGAACTTTGATTCCCTTGCCGCCAAACTTTTTACAGGATTCCACCGCCCTTCTCATCGCCCGCCGGAAGGCAACCCGTTTTTCCAGCTGAAATGAAATCGTTTCCGCAACCAGCTGAGCGTCCAGCTCCGGTCTGACCACTTCCTCGATATTGACCACCACTTCGCGGCCAACTTCTGCTTCCAGCTTCTTCTTCAACGAATCCACGCCGGCGCCCTTCTTTCCAATGACGAGTCCGGGCTTGGATGTATGAATGCGAACCTTCAGCTGATTCGGCAAACGGTCAATCTCCAGCTTGGAAATCCCTGCCTGGAGGAACATCTTTTTCAACTCCTTTCGGATTCGCAGATCCTCATGGAGTAGATTGGAATAGTTCTTTTCAGCAAACCATCGTGAATGCCACGTCCGGTTTACTCCGATTCGAAAACCATACGGATGTACTTTCTGTCCCAAACGATCCTCCTAATTCTTACCGCAGAGTACGCGGAGAACGCAGAGAGAGAAAAAGAGAATTTCTTTTCTCAGCGTTCTCTGCGATCTCTGCGGTGAAATCATCATTTTTCTTTTTCAGCAAGATGGATGGTGATGTGACTATGCCGCCGCATGATCCGCATCACTTTCAACATCGATGTCGGTCGGATCCGTTTCCACATTTTTGTGGGACCCGAATCCACGTACGCCCTGTAAACATAAAGGCGATCCACATCAATGGTTGGCTGTTTCTCTTTCGCATTGGCAATTGCAGACTT includes:
- the rplP gene encoding 50S ribosomal protein L16 codes for the protein MLMPKKVKYLKMQRGRRKGKAWRGHELAFGDYGLKSLESAWLSSRQIEAARVAMTRFVKRGGKIWIRVFPDKPITKKPAETRMGKGKGPRVGWVAVIKPGRVLFEMIGVTEETAREAMRLAAHKLPFRTRFTARMGQ
- the rplV gene encoding 50S ribosomal protein L22 — encoded protein: MPEEVSEVSKAKGKYFKLSPQKARLVIDMIRGQNVGKALGILKVTPKRACRPIEKVLKSAIANAKEKQPTIDVDRLYVYRAYVDSGPTKMWKRIRPTSMLKVMRIMRRHSHITIHLAEKEK
- the rpsC gene encoding 30S ribosomal protein S3; the encoded protein is MGQKVHPYGFRIGVNRTWHSRWFAEKNYSNLLHEDLRIRKELKKMFLQAGISKLEIDRLPNQLKVRIHTSKPGLVIGKKGAGVDSLKKKLEAEVGREVVVNIEEVVRPELDAQLVAETISFQLEKRVAFRRAMRRAVESCKKFGGKGIKVRCKGRLNGAEIARAEWYLFGRLPLTTLSADIDYGFSEAKTAYGVVGVKVWLYKGEKHTYLPRHDMDRNR